From a region of the Podarcis muralis chromosome 16, rPodMur119.hap1.1, whole genome shotgun sequence genome:
- the PEX11B gene encoding peroxisomal membrane protein 11B, with product MDSWVRFSAQSQAKERVFRAAQYACTLLGYSLQKYGASPDFIARIKQLEAHMSLGRKLFRLGNSSDALEAAKRAIHLSDMVLRFCITVSHLNRAMYFACDNILWAGKSGLAPHMDQEKWSQRSFRYYLFALIMNLSRDAYEIRLLMEHEANGKCQRGGGGDSPRVGEDHRLQQLILRLKLQVRLLCHVLRDNPPLLLDLAKNACDIFIPMDKLGLYKTNPGFVGLCGLTSSVISILTIVFPWLKLKP from the exons atggATTCCTGGGTGCGATTCAGCGCCCAGAGCCAAGCCAAGGAGCGGGTCTTCAG GGCTGCCCAGTATGCCTGCACTCTGCTCGGCTACTCACTGCAGAAGTATGGAGCCAGCCCTGATTTCATTGCTAGGATCAAGCAGCTGGAGGCTCACATGAGCTTGGGGCGCAAGT TGTTCCGGCTGGGGAATTCTTCAGATGCCCTGGAGGCGGCCAAACGGGCCATCCACCTGTCAGACATGGTCCTTCGCTTCTGCATCACTGTCAGCCATCTAAACAGAGCCATGTATTTCGCCTGTGACAATATCCTTTGGGCAGGGAAATCAGGTCTCGCCCCCCACATGgaccaggagaaatggagccaGCGGTCTTTCAG GTATTACCTCTTTGCACTGATCATGAACCTGAGCAGGGACGCCTATGAGATCCGGCTGCTGATGGAGCATGAGGCGAATGGGAAGTGCCAGCGAGGCGGTGGTGGAGACAGCCCCAGAGTGGGGGAAGACCACCGGCTCCAGCAGCTGATCTTGAGGCTGAAGCTGCAGGTCCGCCTCCTGTGTCACGTGCTGAGGGACAACCCCCCTCTGCTTCTGGACCTGGCGAAAAACGCCTGCGACATTTTTATCCCCATGGACAAGCTGGGCCTGTACAAGACCAACCCAGGGTTCGTGGGGCTCTGCGGCTTGACGTCTTCCGTCATCTCCATCCTTACCATTGTCTTCCCGTGGCTGAAGCTGAAGCCTTGA
- the LIX1L gene encoding LIX1-like protein, producing the protein MMMESLRVQRLQPGVGGTLRSLRPGVTAGASLAVASAPPPPLPPPPPPLGLSLTLGPPPPPPPPLPPLPPSLLPGVTAGSSPPGAAATGPPAVLREAVEAVVRSFAKHTQGYGRVNVVEALQEFWQMKQSRGADLKNGALVVYEMVPSNSPPYVCYVTLPGGSCFGSFQFCPTKAEARRSAAKIALMNSVFNEHPSRRITDEFIEKSVSEALASFNGNREEADNPSTGIGAFRFMLESNKGKSMLEFQELMTVFQLLHWNGSLKAMRERQCSRQEVLAHYSHRALDDDIRNQMAMDWVNREQNIPGALSRELASTERELDEARLAGKELRFHKEKKDILMLAAGQLGNMHSSNC; encoded by the exons ATGATGATGGAGTCGCTGCGCGTGCAGCGGCTGCAGCCGGGCGTTGGGGGCACGCTGCGCTCGCTGCGGCCTGGCGTGACGGCGGGAGCGTCCCTGGCGGTTGCCTCGgctcccccgccgccgctgccgccgcccccgccgccgcTCGGGCTGTCGCTCACCCTGGGGCCTCccccgccgcccccgcccccgctgcCGCCTCTCCCGCCGTCGCTCTTGCCGGGCGTGacagccggatccagccccccggGAGCCGCGGCGACGGGTCCGCCCGCCGTGCTGAGGGAGGCCGTCGAGGCCGTCGTCAGGAGCTTCGCCAAGCACACGCAAGGCTACGGCCGCG TCAACGTTGTGGAAGCTCTCCAGGAATTCTGGCAGATGAAGCAATCACGTGGTGCTGATCTGAAAAATGGTGCTCTGGTGGTTTATGAGATGGTCCCATCTAACAGTCCTCCTTATGTCTGTTATGTCACATTGCCTGGGGGGAGCTGTTTTGGCAGTTTtcag TTTTGTCCTACCAAAGCTGAAGCCAGGAGGAGTGCAGCAAAAATTGCACTGATGAATTCAGTGTTCAATGAGCATCCGTCCCGGAGAATCACAGACGAGTTTATTGAGAAGAGTGTCTCGGAGGCTCTGGCATCTTTCAAT GGCAATAGAGAAGAAGCAGATAATCCAAGCACAGGCATTGGTGCTTTCCGCTTCATGTTGGAGTCAAACAAAGGAAAGTCCATGTTAGAGTTCCAG GAGCTGATGACCGTCTTCCAGCTGCTGCATTGGAATGGTAGCCTCAAAGCCATGCGAGAGAGACAGTGCTCGCGACAG gAGGTGTTGGCTCACTACTCTCACCGTGCTCTCGATGACGATATAAGGAACCAGATGGCAATGGACTGGGTCAATCGGGAGCAAAATATCCCAGGGGCTCTTTCAAGGGAGCTGGCCTCAACAGAGCGGGAATTGGATGAAGCCCGGCTGGCTGGGAAAGAGCTGCGGTTCCACAAGGAGAAGAAAGACATTCTGATGTTGGCAGCTGGCCAGCTGGGGAACATGCACTCTTCCAACTGTtga